A window of the Elephas maximus indicus isolate mEleMax1 chromosome 26, mEleMax1 primary haplotype, whole genome shotgun sequence genome harbors these coding sequences:
- the C1GALT1C1L gene encoding C1GALT1-specific chaperone 1-like protein translates to MVSESGASFFKGMLLGSVSCVLITVLGQINTRPEGKIQDHEHHHLRVPNRENFLKMSEVQRMELSKTISVYCIILGESNYESYRAVLKDTWTKHCDKAEFYSTKNSGLFSVETNDKWLQIREIYKHGFEKYGYNYNWFFLARPTTFAVIENLKYFLLKKDATQPFYLGHTIKSGDLEYVAAEGGIVLSTESMKRLNRVLNTENCADQSIIWKLSEDKQLAGCLKYAGVFAENAEDSEGRHVFNTKPIVHLIKEAMSNNPREVVQGCCSDMAITFNGLTPGKMEVMMYGVYRLRAFGHHFNDTLIFLPPNGSEND, encoded by the coding sequence ATGGTTTCCGAAAGCGGGGCATCGTTTTTTAAGGGTATGCTGCTTGGGAGCGTTTCCTGTGTTTTGATAACTGTGCTTGGCCAAATTAACACTCGACCCGAAGGCAAAATTCAAGACCATGAGCACCATCACCTTCGCGTGCCTAATAGagaaaatttcttaaaaatgtcAGAAGTGCAACGCATGGAGCTTAGTAAAACTATCAGTGTTTACTGTATCATACTTGGAGAATCTAATTATGAGAGTTATCGGGCTGTATTGAAAGACACCTGGACCAAACACTGTGACAAAGCAGAGTTCTACAGTACTAAAAACAGTGGTTTGTTCAGCGTAGAAACAAATGACAAGTGGCTACAGATCAGGGAGATATACAAACATGGCTTTGAAAAGTATGGCTACAACTACAATTGGTTCTTTCTTGCACGTCCCACTACGTTTGCTGTCATTGaaaatttaaagtattttttgcTTAAGAAGGATGCAACCCAGCCTTTCTATCTGGGCCACACTATAAAATCCGGAGACCTTGAATACGTAGCTGCGGAAGGAGGCATTGTCTTAAGTACGGAGTCGATGAAAAGACTTAACAGAGTTCTCAACACTGAAAACTGTGCGGATCAAAGTATCATTTGGAAGTTATCTGAAGATAAGCAGCTGGCAGGCTGCCTGAAATATGCAGGAGTTTTTGCAGAAAATGCAGAGGATTCCGAAGGAAGACATGTATTTAATACAAAACCAATTGTACATCTTATTAAAGAGGCAATGTCTAATAACCCTCGGGAAGTAGTACAAGGCTGCTGTTCAGATATGGCTATCACTTTTAATGGACTGACTCCTGGAAAGATGGAAGTAATGATGTATGGCGTGTACCGCCTTAGGGCATTTGGACATCACTTCAATGACACACTGATTTTCTTACCCCCAAATGGTTCAGAAAATGACTGA